In the genome of Coraliomargarita algicola, one region contains:
- a CDS encoding sialate O-acetylesterase: MKHLLLLLSLMATSMLCVHAADSVTSIVRDGWSYDRNDFYRTDAEMELNRKQNKGLWTPGWAEYDFEIVEAGWYELWLGGCPPEWPRDIYIDGDVVTRLQLAYGQDKLDSGPRDGVRFKEANLYLSKGSHYIRFQRYGFPGVLPSIWELRPSDQSAGARLRAVIDDSRIQAPKSKLNIRLQAGTQEHAIAYDLYWKNEKTDEVTFASQVEFSANQAFVEKSVQFVMPEAGLYSLQAKVADEWLRPADLKAGFFISGDLAKETAPLEPDFNVAGVFANGGVLQQGEPMPVWGMGFPGEEVVVTLAEQQQVTQVDAEGYWEVIFEPLRVEDAPVELRVESEGHKAVRVKDLVVGDVWLLSGQSNMGGSVLSAASEEVLEEANNPNVRLAYVFDRGVDRAGKPWTKGLFWKQAVSGGDAQNLKQWNAIPFAFGMEVGQALNYPIGLVNANRGGTMISNWISREAHRSIPSLQVLLDVEREYTEQRVPELLHINKLYGQVTKWKRESAKAEANGTAPPREPNIVASTRSRDGIALNYDSLIQPLGRLPIKGVLWYQGESDSQVAAAYSERFKVLVENWRSLFGNETLPFLYVQIAYGTGKLYTGEPVEDVGSELKSQQLKSLSEVPYTAMVVTNDLMTPADDVHYRNKLPVGQRLAWAALATVYKMGTPKLSPIYKSQQIEDGAIRLSFDHTAGSLHASGGDSLQGFTIAGRDQKWVHANAVIEGDTVLVSSPEVSDPVAVRYSWFPQPSGANLVNKHGLPAPVFRTDDWELTTEGIYWKQ; the protein is encoded by the coding sequence ATGAAACATCTACTTTTATTACTAAGCCTCATGGCGACCTCGATGCTTTGCGTCCATGCAGCTGATAGTGTTACGTCTATTGTACGTGATGGTTGGAGCTATGATCGCAATGACTTTTATAGGACAGACGCGGAGATGGAGCTGAATCGGAAGCAGAATAAAGGTCTGTGGACACCAGGTTGGGCTGAGTATGATTTCGAGATTGTTGAGGCTGGCTGGTATGAGTTGTGGCTGGGGGGCTGCCCTCCAGAATGGCCGCGTGATATCTATATCGACGGAGACGTCGTCACACGCTTGCAGCTGGCATATGGCCAGGATAAGTTGGATTCCGGACCACGGGATGGCGTGCGATTTAAAGAGGCCAATCTATATCTGAGCAAAGGTAGTCATTACATACGTTTTCAGCGTTATGGTTTTCCCGGGGTATTACCTTCTATCTGGGAATTGCGCCCCTCGGATCAAAGTGCCGGTGCGCGTTTACGTGCAGTGATCGATGACAGTCGCATACAGGCGCCTAAGTCGAAATTAAATATTCGGCTTCAAGCAGGCACTCAAGAACACGCGATTGCATACGACTTATACTGGAAAAATGAAAAGACGGATGAAGTCACATTTGCGAGTCAGGTCGAGTTTTCCGCAAATCAAGCATTTGTAGAGAAATCCGTGCAGTTTGTTATGCCTGAAGCGGGTCTCTATTCACTCCAGGCTAAAGTTGCCGACGAGTGGTTACGGCCTGCTGATTTGAAGGCTGGATTTTTTATTTCCGGAGACCTTGCCAAAGAAACGGCTCCATTGGAACCAGATTTCAATGTCGCAGGAGTCTTTGCAAATGGTGGCGTGCTGCAGCAAGGTGAGCCCATGCCGGTTTGGGGGATGGGCTTTCCAGGAGAAGAAGTTGTGGTGACTCTGGCTGAGCAGCAGCAAGTCACTCAGGTTGATGCAGAGGGCTATTGGGAAGTGATATTCGAACCACTGCGAGTAGAAGATGCGCCAGTAGAGCTTCGCGTCGAATCGGAAGGTCACAAGGCTGTGCGTGTGAAGGATTTAGTGGTTGGGGATGTGTGGCTGCTGTCGGGGCAATCCAACATGGGGGGCAGTGTGCTCTCTGCTGCCAGTGAAGAAGTTTTGGAGGAGGCGAATAATCCAAATGTTCGATTGGCATATGTTTTTGATCGTGGTGTCGATCGTGCCGGCAAACCATGGACAAAAGGGCTTTTCTGGAAGCAGGCTGTCTCGGGCGGCGATGCACAGAACCTGAAACAGTGGAACGCGATCCCTTTTGCATTCGGTATGGAAGTGGGGCAGGCGTTGAACTATCCCATTGGATTGGTGAACGCCAACCGTGGTGGTACCATGATTTCTAATTGGATCAGTCGTGAAGCACATCGCAGCATACCATCCTTGCAAGTGCTGCTGGATGTGGAACGTGAGTATACTGAGCAGCGTGTGCCGGAACTATTGCATATCAACAAGCTCTATGGGCAAGTCACGAAGTGGAAGCGTGAGAGCGCTAAAGCAGAAGCTAATGGCACTGCACCGCCGCGTGAGCCCAACATTGTGGCAAGCACCCGCTCACGCGATGGGATCGCGTTGAACTATGATAGTTTGATCCAGCCATTAGGCAGGCTTCCAATCAAAGGCGTTCTATGGTACCAAGGCGAAAGCGACTCACAGGTCGCCGCCGCTTACAGTGAGCGCTTTAAAGTGTTAGTCGAAAATTGGAGAAGCTTATTTGGCAATGAAACTTTGCCATTCCTATACGTTCAAATCGCCTATGGAACAGGAAAGCTGTATACGGGTGAACCCGTGGAAGATGTCGGGTCTGAGTTGAAGTCGCAGCAGCTAAAGTCACTCTCCGAAGTGCCTTATACTGCGATGGTGGTGACTAATGATTTAATGACGCCTGCGGATGATGTGCATTATCGTAATAAGCTGCCGGTGGGCCAGCGTTTAGCCTGGGCGGCATTGGCCACTGTCTATAAGATGGGTACACCCAAGTTAAGCCCCATTTATAAATCTCAGCAGATTGAGGATGGTGCGATCCGGTTGTCTTTTGATCATACGGCGGGTAGCTTGCATGCATCGGGCGGAGATTCCTTGCAGGGCTTTACTATCGCTGGTCGCGATCAAAAGTGGGTCCATGCAAATGCAGTGATTGAGGGCGATACTGTGCTCGTCTCTAGTCCTGAAGTGAGTGATCCAGTTGCAGTTCGTTATTCGTGGTTCCCTCAACCCAGTGGAGCCAATCTAGTCAATAAGCATGGACTACCAGCGCCTGTTTTTCGCACTGATGACTGGGAATTGACCACCGAAGGCATTTATTGGAAGCAATAA